The DNA window CTTTCCCGAAGTTCTCTTTCCCGAAGTTCTCATCATCTATGCATTTCATTCCGAGTTTTGCTTCTATCTCTGCCAGAATTTTAGGATTGAAATTAGGGATTCTTTCTCGCTCATCAAATGCAGTCGGTTCTTGGTAAATGTAAAGTGGAAGAATAAAAGGTGACCTTTTCATTGCAGAAAAAACACTTTGGTCTGTAATAAATTTTGAAATAAATAAATCTGAATAAAAATCTGGTCCACCTTGTGCTGGTTTATTTGAAATCAAAGCAAGATTTTCTCCAATTAAAAAATGTTTCATTGTATCAAATCTTGGATAGCAATGGAATCCTTTAGATTTACCAGTATAAAATGTCCATCTATCATCAAAAGGGCGATATGATATTTTCAAAAACTTGCCTTTATTTGGATAGTTATCATTTAAATCTTTTTTAGCAAAATTTACTTGCCAATCTCTTACATCTTTTCCTAAATTAAATCTTCTTCTTGCAGATTCATCATCTAAACTTAAAAATTCTTCAATTGTATTTTGAACTTATTCTTTTTTAGAATGTATTGTAAAATTATCTCTAGCTGTTACAATTCCTACATTGTTTAAAGTAAAAAAATCAACAATAGAAAATCCTTTATTATATATGTTTTCTGCATCAAAATCTTTATTTACCATAAAATACATAGGTGCTTTATTAGGTAATTCTTTATAATCAATAGTTTTAATAGAATTTTGATTTAAAAAATCATACTTATCATTTCGCTTTCCATATAAATCAAAATGAAAAACTTTTCCTAATTCATTTTTAGCCTTTTTATTGGTTTTTACAAAAAGATTAATGGAAACACCTTGCATAATATCAAATACATTTTGGTCTGCACTTCCATCTGGTGCAGTTTCTTTTTTCTTGCTGTTTCCATGCAAATCGATGGTGTAAATTTTATCAAAAGTTTTTAGCAAATTCCAACGCATACCTCTAAAAGTTGGGTTATCTAAAAAACCATGAGGATTGATAAAAGCAACGATTCCTTCTCCGTTTTTTTCTACTAAATATTGAGCAAAACGAATGAATTTCACATAATCATCATTTATCCATTTCGGATTTCTTTCTTTCAATTTTTCTTTTCCGCCTGGTTCTTTTTTGTAATCTTCCATCAAATCCATAATCCAATCACTTTTATTAGAACTTTCGCCAGAATACGGCGGATTTCCAATCACGCACATTACAGGGGTGTCTCGCTTAATTTGGTTTGCCAAAGTAGATTCATCAGAAAGCCAACTGGCGAAGAGTGTTCCTGTATCTTTGTGGTGTTCTTCCAGAGAATTGGTGAGAAAAATATTAAAACGCTGGTCTTGGTTGGTTTCGTAACCTGTTTCAGAAAGCAGCATATCTAGTTTAAGATGCGCCATAGAATAACTCGCCATCAAGAGCTCAAAACCATTAATTCTAGGAATGAGGTCTTTTTCTACATATTGAGGCCAAATTCCCTCATTAATATTTTTAAAATTCTCTTCGTAGATGTGTTTTATGGTTTCGGCTAAAAAGGTTCCGGTTCCTGTTGCTGGGTCTAGAACTTGCACTCTGTGGAATTCTTTATTATCTTGTATGTATTTCTGTGTACGTTTATCAAAATTTTGTGTATCTACTTTTTTCTTAATTTTAGAAGTATCTGCCAAACCTTGAGACAATCCAAATTCAGATTTCAGCAAATCATCTACTGCACGTACAATAAATTGCACCACAGGTTGTGGAGTGTACCAAACGCCACGAGATTTACGGAGTTTTGGGTTGTATTTTCCCAAGAACGTTTCGTAGAAATGAATAACGGGGTCTTCTTGTCTGGTAGATTTACCGAAGTTTTTCATAATGTCCTTCACATCAGAAGCGAGGAAAATCTGCACCAATTCTTCCACAATCCATTTGAGACGTATATCTAAATCAAAACCTGCAATATGCTGAAAAAGTTTCCTCAAAAAAGGATTAGATTTCGGGATAAGATTGGCGGCTTCTATCCTATCAAACGTAGGCAAAGTAGGGTCGTGATAACGTGCCACGAAAAGTCCGTAAGCAATGGTTTGAGAATAGAGGTCTGCAAACAACTGATTGTCTATATCATGAATCAGCATATCTTTAAACGCTGTTCTTTGCTGTACCAATTCTGTGTTTTTTTCCGCCAAATCGTCTTCGTCTAAAGCATTGTGAATGACATCTGCCATTAACAAAGCTTTATTAGCCATCATTTCTGCTAGTTTTTCAGAATTTTTGATGGTTTGCGAGACTTCTTGTCCAAAATCTTTGATGAGATGAATGAATGTTTCAAAGTTTTTCTCATGTGGAACGATTTCGTTCATCAAGATTTCGCCAAGAGCGATTTTGGTTTTCAGTTCGCCATTTTTATAGAATTCAAAATGTAGATAATCTGTAATAATTAGATTTTCGAGTGCGTTTCTATAACGGTCAAACTGTGGTTTATTTTTCTTATGGTCTATTCCTAATTTTAAGTCTTTGGCTTCTATGTAACCAATGGGCACTTCTTTTTTGGAAACAATATAATCTGGAGCGCCACATTTTTGGCGGGTTGGCTCATTAATTACGGCAAATTCTTTGCCTAGAATCTCCTGAAGCAGAATTTGTAAATCTCCACGATAAGAATGTTCGGTTGCATTTCCTGCAAAATATAATTGAGAAAGTTTAGAAAGGTATTGATTAATCATAGTTATTATTGAAGTGCATAAAATTAATGAAAAGTTTTTAAAAAATGTTATTAGAACAAGAAAAAGCACAGCGTAGATTGCTGTGCTTGTATTTATATGCTCATGGATCGGAAGTTTGTATTACATATAAAACATTTTGTCATTTTGAGCGGAAGAATGAAGCGAAAAATCTTTTTCATAATGTAGAGATTCTTCACTTTGCTGCGCTGCGTTCAGAATGACAGGGTTATGTTTTCAACATTCGGATTATAAATCCTAGACACTTGCTAGATACTTACAGGATAAAGGCAGGACACTTGCTCTTTTCGGTAACTCAATTTCCAACTATTTTAGTTATTTTTGCTAAAATCTTTCTACAGAAAATGCCTGAACATATCCTACAAAGAATAGAAGAATTAAGAGAAGAACTGCA is part of the Cloacibacterium normanense genome and encodes:
- a CDS encoding N-6 DNA methylase; the encoded protein is MINQYLSKLSQLYFAGNATEHSYRGDLQILLQEILGKEFAVINEPTRQKCGAPDYIVSKKEVPIGYIEAKDLKLGIDHKKNKPQFDRYRNALENLIITDYLHFEFYKNGELKTKIALGEILMNEIVPHEKNFETFIHLIKDFGQEVSQTIKNSEKLAEMMANKALLMADVIHNALDEDDLAEKNTELVQQRTAFKDMLIHDIDNQLFADLYSQTIAYGLFVARYHDPTLPTFDRIEAANLIPKSNPFLRKLFQHIAGFDLDIRLKWIVEELVQIFLASDVKDIMKNFGKSTRQEDPVIHFYETFLGKYNPKLRKSRGVWYTPQPVVQFIVRAVDDLLKSEFGLSQGLADTSKIKKKVDTQNFDKRTQKYIQDNKEFHRVQVLDPATGTGTFLAETIKHIYEENFKNINEGIWPQYVEKDLIPRINGFELLMASYSMAHLKLDMLLSETGYETNQDQRFNIFLTNSLEEHHKDTGTLFASWLSDESTLANQIKRDTPVMCVIGNPPYSGESSNKSDWIMDLMEDYKKEPGGKEKLKERNPKWINDDYVKFIRFAQYLVEKNGEGIVAFINPHGFLDNPTFRGMRWNLLKTFDKIYTIDLHGNSKKKETAPDGSADQNVFDIMQGVSINLFVKTNKKAKNELGKVFHFDLYGKRNDKYDFLNQNSIKTIDYKELPNKAPMYFMVNKDFDAENIYNKGFSIVDFFTLNNVGIVTARDNFTIHSKKE